The following proteins are encoded in a genomic region of Fusarium oxysporum f. sp. lycopersici 4287 chromosome 1, whole genome shotgun sequence:
- a CDS encoding undecaprenyl diphosphate synthase (At least one base has a quality score < 10), with protein sequence MSDAISSFLRRVIVESPPGEWAVRQLRELLIGALKQGPIPQHVSFEMDGNRRYARNHRMETVEGHHRGFEALARIMEICYKSGVKVVTVYAFSIENFNRPKYEVEGLMELAKIKLEQLTKYGHILDRYGARVRVLGQREMIRSDVLEVVDKAVARTKHNNKAVLNICFPYTSRAEITSAVKSTVQEFLAPTPPRSTPFSPSRIRQKILSRQLDGREGLPTIPDVLPEEVEPLDGDDAKKDSDGDSSSPTLQPDSPPPRLRARNSAASLSGLPNPETITAETLDKHMYTANDPPLDIFVRTSGVERLSDFMLWQCHQDTQIFFVDTLWPDFDLKDFIWILLEWQWRQKQKDRDEAVVRPSSVTA encoded by the exons ATGTCTGACGCTATATCATCGTTTCTCCGGAGGGTAATTGTCGAATCTCCTCCTGGAGAATGGGCTGTGCGCCAGCTTCGCGAGCTTCTCATTGGCGCCCTTAAGCAAGGTCCTATCCCTCAACACGTTTCTTTTGAGATGGACGGCAACCGACGATATGCTCGAAACCACAGAATGGAGACCGTAGAGGGTCATCACCGAGGATTTGAGGCGCTGGCTAGG ATCATGGAAATTTGCTACAAGTCCGGAGTTAAGGTAGTGACTGTATACGCCTTCAGTATTGAGAACTTCAATCGACCAAAATATGAAGTGGAGGGTCTGATGGAGctggccaagatcaagctggAGCAGCTGACAAAATATGGCCATATCCTCGACCGTTACGGTGCCCGTGTGCGCGTTTTGGGCCAGCGCGAGATGATCCGAAGCGACGTTCTTGAAGTGGTCGACAAGGCTGTCGCGAGAACCAAGCACAACAACAA GGCCGTTCTGAACATTTGCTTCCCATACACCTCGCGAGCCGAGATCACTTCCGCAGTGAAATCAACAGTGCAAGAGTTTCTCGCTCCCACACCTCCTCGAAGCACACCCTTCTCCCCATCTCGAATTCGACAGAAGATCCTTTCGCGCCAGCTGGACGGTCGCGAGGGGCTACCTACAATCCCGGATGTCCTCCCCGAAGAGGTCGAACCATTAGATGGAgatgatgccaagaaggacAGCGATGGAGATTCCTCATCGCCTACACTGCAACCCGACtcccctcctcctcggctGCGCGCAAGAAACAGCGCTGCCAGCCTTTCGGGCTTACCAAACCCCGAAACAATTACAGCCGAGACCTTGGACAAGCACATGTACACTGCAAACGACCCGCCTCTAGATATCTTTGTACGAACCAGCGGAGTGGAACGCCTCAGCGACTTCATGCTCTGGCAATGCCATCAGGATACAcagatcttcttcgtcgATACTTTGTGGCCTGACTTCGACCTCAAGGACTTCATCTGGATTTTGCTCGAGTGGCAATGGaggcagaagcagaaggatCGCGACGAGGCAGTGGTTCGGCCTTCTTCTGTTACAGCGTGA